A single Methylomonas sp. AM2-LC DNA region contains:
- the plsX gene encoding phosphate acyltransferase PlsX, whose protein sequence is MSVTLSIDAMGGDFGPQVTVPASLACLRKNPDLNLIMVGDETVLTGLLAGVSSADKNRIKVQHASQVVEMDESPQKALKNKKDSSMRVAINLVQQGVADACVSAGNTGALMATARFVLKMIPGIERPAIISTLPSIFGHTHMLDLGGNVDSSAEHLYQFAVMGEEVVKAVENIDKPRIGLLNIGEEDMKGNEQVKAAGKLLENSTLNYIGYVEGNSINAGHVKVDLIVTDGFVGNVALKSIEGAAKMIGVKLKDSFSKHWLTKLAGLIAYPVLKSFKDSIDPRMYNGASFIGLRGLVIKSHGGADVLAFETAIHLAELEVRQDVIRKIGEKIEKALEQKVTA, encoded by the coding sequence GTGAGTGTAACCCTATCAATTGATGCCATGGGTGGCGATTTCGGTCCTCAAGTGACCGTTCCCGCGTCACTGGCCTGTTTGAGAAAAAATCCAGACTTAAATCTGATTATGGTGGGCGACGAAACAGTTCTTACTGGGCTGTTGGCTGGTGTGTCGTCTGCGGATAAAAATCGTATTAAAGTCCAGCATGCTTCGCAAGTGGTAGAAATGGATGAATCGCCGCAAAAAGCTTTGAAAAATAAGAAAGATTCTTCAATGCGAGTGGCGATTAATCTGGTTCAGCAAGGCGTGGCCGATGCCTGTGTCAGTGCCGGTAATACCGGTGCTTTAATGGCTACCGCCCGTTTTGTTTTGAAAATGATACCCGGTATTGAGCGACCAGCGATTATTTCCACATTACCTTCTATTTTTGGGCATACCCACATGCTGGATTTAGGTGGAAATGTCGATTCCAGTGCTGAGCATCTTTATCAATTTGCCGTAATGGGTGAAGAAGTCGTCAAAGCTGTGGAGAATATCGACAAACCGCGTATTGGTCTTCTAAACATTGGTGAAGAAGATATGAAAGGCAATGAGCAAGTAAAGGCTGCAGGAAAATTGCTTGAAAATTCTACGCTGAATTATATCGGTTATGTTGAAGGTAATTCTATTAATGCTGGGCATGTCAAGGTCGATTTAATCGTGACTGATGGTTTTGTGGGTAATGTTGCTCTTAAATCCATAGAAGGCGCGGCAAAAATGATAGGTGTCAAGCTCAAAGACAGTTTTTCGAAGCATTGGCTGACCAAATTGGCTGGTTTAATAGCGTATCCAGTTTTAAAATCATTTAAAGATAGTATCGATCCTCGGATGTATAACGGTGCCAGTTTTATTGGTTTGCGTGGCCTGGTGATTAAAAGCCATGGCGGAGCAGATGTGCTAGCTTTTGAAACTGCGATTCATCTGGCCGAGCTTGAAGTTAGGCAGGATGTGATCCGTAAAATCGGTGAGAAAATTGAAAAAGCGCTTGAACAAAAGGTGACTGCATGA
- the rpmF gene encoding 50S ribosomal protein L32, whose translation MAVQKSKVSRSRRGQRRSHDALTSKTLAQDPLTGETHLRHHMTPDGFFKGRQIIASSDED comes from the coding sequence ATGGCAGTACAAAAGAGTAAGGTGTCGCGCTCAAGACGCGGCCAACGTCGTTCACATGATGCTTTAACCAGCAAAACTTTGGCGCAAGATCCTTTAACAGGTGAAACTCATTTGCGCCACCACATGACGCCAGATGGTTTTTTCAAAGGCCGTCAAATTATTGCAAGTAGCGACGAAGATTAA